Proteins found in one Carassius auratus strain Wakin chromosome 42, ASM336829v1, whole genome shotgun sequence genomic segment:
- the LOC113060799 gene encoding interleukin-17A-like encodes MFLSFFNAKYMVLLGCVLANLTFAKQGPKKICDTSLMISSDFNASPDTDAEGNGNIHNRSLSAWTWIPKISPHRIPQVIFEAQCNSEYCTFPSGMDMRLNSLPIYQDILVLKRDTEDTKCFRVTFERVIVGCTCAWAKTS; translated from the exons ATGTTTCTGAGCTTCTTCAACGCTAAATACATG GTTTTGCTGGGATGTGTACTGGCGAACCTCACATTTGCAAAACAAGGGCCGAAAAAAATATGTGACACTAGTTTGATGATTTCCAGTGACTTCAATGCCTCTCCGGATACGGATGCGGAGGGAAATGGCAACATCCACAACCGCTCGCTATCTGCATGGACCTGGAT ACCAAAGATTTCACCACACAGAATACCTCAGGTCATCTTTGAAGCCCAGTGCAATTCAGAATATTGTACCTTTCCCAGTGGCATGGATATGAGACTGAACTCTTTGCCTATTTATCAGGACATCCTGGTGCTGAAACGGGATACGGAGGACACAAAGTGTTTCAGGGTGACTTTTGAGAGAGTAATAGTGGGCTGTACCTGTGCGTGGGCCAAAACCTCCTAA
- the LOC113060798 gene encoding leucine-rich repeat-containing protein 57, with product MGNSALKAHLETSQKTGVFQLTGKGLTEFPEELQKLTGNLRTVDLSNNKIEVLPVFIGGFQQLKSLTISSNKLTCLPNDIGKLKKLETLILNGNQLKQLPSSVGQLKSLRTLSLSGNHFKEFPSGLGTLRQLDVLDLSKNKIQVVPAEVAELQAIEINLNQNQISTVSPEVSRAPRLKVLRLEENCLELVSIPVSILTDSQVSLLSLEGNLFEVKKMRDLEGYDKYMERFTATKKKFA from the exons ATGGGGAACAGTGCGCTCAAAGCTCATTTGGAAACATCTCAGAAGACTGGAGTCTTTCAGCTGACCGGAAAGGGGTTGACAGAG TTCCCAGAGGAGCTGCAGAAACTCACCGGAAACCTGCGGACAGTTGATCTGTCCAACAATAAAATTGAGGTGCTTCCAGTATTTATAGGAGGTTTCCAGCAGCTCAAGAGTCTCACCATAAGCAGCAATAAACTGA CCTGTCTACCAAATGACATCGGGAAACTCAAGAAGCTGGAGACTCTTATTTTAAATGGGAACCAGTTGAAGCAGCTTCCTTCATCGGTGGGTCAGCTGAAGTCCTTGCGCACCTTGAGCCTTTCTGGGAATCACTTCAAGGAGTTTCCCAGTGGACTCGGCACCCTTCGCCAGCTCGATGTCCTGGACCTGTCCAAGAATAAGATCCAGGTGGTTCCTGCAGAAGTGGCCGAACTGCAAGCCATTGAAATCAACCTCAATCAAAACcag ATTTCAACAGTGTCTCCAGAGGTGTCCCGTGCGCCCAGACTAAAGGTTTTACGGCTGGAGGAGAACTGTCTGGAGCTCGTCTCTATCCCTGTCTCCATCCTCACAGACTCCCAGGTGTCCTTGCTGTCTCTGGAGGGCAAcctgtttgaagttaaaaagatGCGTGACCTAGAAGGATACGACAAG